A region of the Lentimicrobiaceae bacterium genome:
GGACATACTCTAAAAAACACCTACAACTACTTTTATTTTTTATTTCTTTTGGTGCGCGACAAATTTTCGGGTTCAAGCGATATTTGTTTGCCTTTAAAAAGAGCGGCAACACCTTCAACATTACTGTCTTCGTTATCGCATTTGCAGATTTCGCTTTTATAGTCGGTAGGTTGGCTATAAGTACTAATAACTCCTTCGAAGTTGCGTAAAATAACTTTGTCGGGGCTTTGCGATATCAAATAGTTAGGCATTACAGGAATTTTGCCGCCACCACCAGGAGCATCAACTACAAAGGTTGGAACTGCATATCCGGAGGTGTGACCGCGTAGGTTTTCGATGATTTCTATACCTTTCGATACAGGAGTTCTGAAATGCTCTAATCCCATCGATAAGTCGCATTGGTAGATGTAGTAAGGTCTTACTCTAATTCTGACCAATCCTTGTACGAGGTCTTTCATTATTTTTGGGCAGTCGTTTACGCCTCTTAGTAAAACCGATTGGTTACCTAGCGGAATTCCGGCATCGGCAAGTTTTTCGCAAGCCAATTTCGATTCGGGTGTAATTTCGTTAGGATGATTAAAGTGAGTGTTCAACCATATTGGGTGATACTTTTTAAGCATGTTTACTAAGTCGTCGGTAATACGTTGCGGACAAACAACCGGAACGCGAGTACCAATACGAATAATTTCTACGTGAGGTATTTCTCTAAGTCGTTGAATTATAGATTCTAGCATATTATCACTAACCATAAGCGCATCTCCTCCGGAAAGTAGCACATCTCTAACTTGCGGTGTGCGAGCTATATAGTCTATGCCTGCTTGTATTCTCTCAGCCGGCGATGCTTTGTCGGTCTGACCTGCAAA
Encoded here:
- the ablA gene encoding lysine 2,3-aminomutase, giving the protein MNTKSNKQRMFPEVSEQDWNDWKWQVRNRIETFDELVKYVPLTKTEEEGVKKSLETLRMAITPYYLSLINTDDPNDPVRKQAIPSGLETHISAADLNDPLHEDEDAPVPGLTHRYPDRVLFLITDMCSMYCRHCTRRRFAGQTDKASPAERIQAGIDYIARTPQVRDVLLSGGDALMVSDNMLESIIQRLREIPHVEIIRIGTRVPVVCPQRITDDLVNMLKKYHPIWLNTHFNHPNEITPESKLACEKLADAGIPLGNQSVLLRGVNDCPKIMKDLVQGLVRIRVRPYYIYQCDLSMGLEHFRTPVSKGIEIIENLRGHTSGYAVPTFVVDAPGGGGKIPVMPNYLISQSPDKVILRNFEGVISTYSQPTDYKSEICKCDNEDSNVEGVAALFKGKQISLEPENLSRTKRNKK